Proteins encoded together in one Acidobacteriota bacterium window:
- a CDS encoding carboxypeptidase regulatory-like domain-containing protein, whose product MTDRCEGVVSGAVHRLSGFPCSPAGKNRRSATNGTNRAALLLLAILSILLACGSVARAADYAARKAEAEGFYAEKSFAAARAVYASLDPREVPPEETRWVAFRLADTEWRVLLAQPSPDYPRVDAVRKQLQDLADTPLLGMAGAGDAEMGLWNLPGCDPVSAEACESLGDSFRARPWRGSPWSWYGRAMDAWAGATENLDTARERFRCLVRKVASDSGDYPGLSPRIGREQFDRFLSVAETPEDRALAHLSLALACRDGASADWDRVLPEFEATLAVGPAFARRDEALFERARWIEEHGKTVLPPSGGVTYLVPDPETAVKLYREFLQTFREGESRFVPEARKRLSALESKVLKLDVSNVFLPGSLPEAAVETRNVGPVTLALYRLDLLSADFETLTASPDLHAFLLGARESARVKLREWSGEIASPGPYRLSRQAVSLEDARATGAYLLTAAADGLEAKELVLVTDLALAGRTADRCVLFAADARTGEAAPSAEFRLWAVEREGVRWRWASRAGRADADGLASFDGPFGASLAVARCGDRCAFAPLGGWRSSGDGEDEDRVYAFTDRPAYRPGETVHWKFVVRRVKEGVMQPPPSGQKLKYVLKDPNDGPVAEGEAVLNAFGSAWGSLSLKPDAPLGAYRVAFEEPEDWDLDEDDFNLFRVEEYRLPEFAVRVRVPEAGGRPRVFRPGETVSVEVAASYLHGAPAADAEVAVTVYARPFQPKAPRGVEVGSAFGRGDAGPGSGLPEPRTFTGRTDASGTYRFTFPAPPDPGDVEFAVSTRVTDLARREGTGEGAVRVSNRPGWVFPEAERKVARPGETVPVRLAAVDANGSPVSVSGKVVVERAVWSEVWADPAGKRYAGEALEAARRAGPSFPPVPAPGGAVWTRVEAAYAFTEVLRSEVAVGADGRGAWSFTAPAAGFYRIRWVGIDPRAMPGSAEDAVWVSDGGAVPGYPVSSVQVLLERKAYRWGETGRALVLAPDAVKAALATVETDRIGHAVVVKPGAGGVFLEWPVRAERAATAAVNLAWIVDGRVDAAQADYTVTPPSRALRVKVGYPKAVFRPGGKATLDLAVTDAEGAPAVAELSLAVVDDAIFAFEPDGAGDPAERFDPPRAAAGAHALHSFGWKPYARVVPPPPPLPGDPVYTTAGGSLGQLVGTVTDASGVVIPGTSVSLVGPGLKRETASDDEGKFRFVALPPGRYDLRADLQGFNSDRIRGLVIRPGEIASVRLRMLCGEISEVVSVCSQAPLYDVTSTTVGVSLIDGIALSGVDARKDFRTTAFWAPAVVTGADGRARVTVTFPEKLTAWRAVARGITVDNRFGMDREAVARTRKPLAVRLQAPRFLVAGDTATVSALVDNLSDGPLDVSAALFADGKAVPGGRAATADGERLSVPAGTTIRVDWTVSARRAGELKLKAAALAGSDADAEEKGVPVYEHGLVKLLATSGTLGAESLELALDLPAARKPGTTVFTVRAAPSLAGVLLDALPYLVDYPYGCTEQTLSRFLPAVVVARALKDLGVPEETVRRRLDDVAAGSAGAADLETPRTTGPGAADPARADHLGKLDDVVRKGLERLADFQHADGGWGWWKDDDSNPYLSAYAVWGLALARQAGAPVDLSGLRNGLAFVERKLVEAGEDFELQAWMLHAAAATRAVLAEEGRPAKPGAAAPAAPAEEKGATKPGAATGANPDDFAARAFEDLWAVRDRLSSFSRALLLLAARDLDRADRVPVLARNLEDGARRGASFSLRASDPCAGGETGADPAAGQTRTDTPSPSPSAPETASWGKPSGYFHWSDGAVESTAFALRALLAADPKHPLAAPAMTWLVRNRRGARWTNTRDTALAVLGLTDWLRATKELASELSYEVQVNGRPLAKRTVARGEAPFAALRLEVPSEALRDGPNRVRVVRTGGDGPLYVGAEASFFSLEEPVTPAANHVAVERRYYRQVTRKTLFKGDIKGWEPLADGATLASGDRVLAVITLEASNDLEFLCVEDLKPAGLEALETKSGDGARALEVSADGKHYRGRQEYAYRELRDRKVALFLSRLPQGTWELRTTYRAEVPGAFHALPAVAHAMYVPEIRGNGAETRLSVTDR is encoded by the coding sequence CAAGCAGCTCCAGGACCTGGCCGACACGCCCCTCCTGGGGATGGCCGGGGCCGGCGACGCCGAGATGGGCCTCTGGAACCTCCCCGGCTGCGACCCGGTTTCGGCCGAAGCCTGCGAGTCCCTGGGGGACTCCTTCCGGGCCCGACCGTGGAGAGGAAGCCCGTGGTCCTGGTATGGAAGGGCCATGGACGCCTGGGCCGGGGCCACCGAGAACCTGGACACCGCCCGCGAGCGTTTCCGTTGCCTGGTCCGCAAAGTGGCGTCCGACTCCGGCGACTACCCCGGACTGAGCCCGCGGATCGGCCGGGAACAGTTCGACCGGTTCCTCTCCGTCGCCGAGACCCCGGAGGACCGCGCCCTGGCGCACCTCTCCCTGGCCCTGGCTTGCCGGGACGGGGCATCGGCCGACTGGGACCGGGTCCTGCCCGAGTTCGAGGCGACCCTGGCGGTTGGGCCCGCCTTCGCCCGCCGCGACGAGGCCCTCTTCGAGCGCGCCCGGTGGATCGAGGAGCACGGGAAGACCGTCCTCCCCCCAAGCGGCGGCGTGACGTACCTCGTGCCGGACCCCGAGACGGCCGTCAAACTCTACCGGGAGTTCCTGCAGACGTTCCGCGAGGGGGAATCCCGCTTCGTCCCGGAGGCCCGGAAGCGGCTCTCGGCGCTGGAGAGCAAGGTCCTGAAACTCGACGTCTCCAACGTGTTCCTGCCGGGCTCGCTCCCCGAGGCGGCGGTGGAGACCCGCAACGTCGGGCCCGTCACCCTGGCCCTCTACCGGCTGGACCTCCTCTCGGCCGACTTCGAGACCCTCACCGCCTCGCCGGACCTCCACGCCTTCCTGCTCGGGGCGCGGGAGTCCGCCCGGGTCAAGCTCCGGGAGTGGAGCGGGGAGATCGCGTCCCCCGGCCCCTACCGGCTTTCCCGGCAGGCGGTCAGCCTGGAGGACGCCCGGGCGACGGGCGCCTATTTGCTCACCGCCGCGGCCGACGGCCTGGAGGCGAAGGAACTGGTCCTCGTCACCGACCTGGCCCTGGCCGGGCGGACCGCCGACCGCTGCGTGCTTTTCGCCGCCGATGCCCGGACCGGCGAAGCGGCGCCGTCCGCGGAGTTCCGCCTGTGGGCGGTGGAGCGGGAAGGGGTCCGCTGGCGCTGGGCCAGCCGGGCGGGCCGCGCGGACGCCGACGGCCTGGCGTCGTTCGACGGGCCGTTCGGGGCGTCGCTCGCCGTGGCGCGGTGCGGCGACCGCTGCGCCTTCGCGCCCCTCGGCGGGTGGCGGTCGTCCGGCGACGGCGAGGACGAGGACCGGGTCTACGCCTTCACCGACCGCCCCGCCTACCGGCCCGGGGAGACGGTGCACTGGAAGTTCGTCGTCCGGCGGGTGAAGGAAGGCGTAATGCAGCCCCCGCCGTCCGGCCAGAAGCTGAAGTACGTCCTGAAGGACCCCAACGACGGCCCCGTGGCGGAAGGGGAGGCCGTCCTCAACGCCTTCGGGAGCGCCTGGGGTTCGCTGTCCCTCAAGCCCGACGCCCCCCTGGGCGCCTACCGGGTGGCGTTCGAGGAGCCCGAGGACTGGGACCTCGACGAGGACGACTTCAACCTGTTCCGGGTGGAGGAATACCGACTGCCGGAGTTCGCCGTTCGGGTGAGGGTGCCGGAGGCGGGGGGGCGACCGAGGGTCTTCCGCCCCGGCGAAACGGTGTCGGTGGAGGTGGCGGCGAGCTACCTCCACGGCGCTCCCGCCGCCGACGCCGAGGTGGCGGTGACGGTGTACGCCCGTCCCTTCCAGCCGAAGGCGCCGCGGGGTGTCGAGGTCGGCTCCGCGTTCGGCAGGGGCGACGCCGGTCCCGGGAGCGGGCTGCCCGAGCCGCGGACGTTCACCGGCCGCACCGACGCGTCGGGGACGTACCGTTTCACCTTCCCGGCCCCACCCGATCCCGGGGACGTCGAATTCGCGGTGTCCACCCGGGTCACGGACCTGGCCCGCCGGGAAGGGACGGGTGAAGGGGCCGTGCGCGTCTCGAACCGCCCCGGCTGGGTCTTTCCCGAGGCGGAGCGGAAGGTGGCGCGGCCGGGCGAGACGGTCCCCGTCCGCCTGGCGGCGGTGGACGCCAACGGGTCGCCCGTATCGGTTTCGGGCAAGGTCGTCGTAGAGCGGGCCGTCTGGTCCGAGGTGTGGGCCGATCCGGCGGGGAAGCGGTACGCCGGGGAGGCCCTGGAGGCGGCCCGGCGGGCGGGACCGTCCTTCCCGCCCGTCCCGGCCCCCGGTGGCGCGGTCTGGACCCGGGTGGAGGCGGCCTACGCCTTCACCGAGGTCCTCCGCTCCGAGGTCGCCGTCGGGGCCGACGGCCGGGGCGCCTGGTCGTTCACCGCGCCCGCCGCGGGGTTCTACCGCATCCGCTGGGTCGGGATCGACCCCCGGGCCATGCCCGGGTCCGCCGAGGACGCGGTGTGGGTGAGCGACGGGGGCGCCGTCCCCGGTTACCCCGTGTCGTCGGTGCAGGTCCTCCTGGAGCGGAAGGCATACCGGTGGGGCGAGACCGGGCGGGCCCTGGTCCTGGCGCCGGATGCCGTCAAGGCCGCCCTGGCCACCGTGGAGACGGACCGGATCGGCCACGCCGTCGTGGTGAAACCCGGGGCGGGCGGGGTGTTCCTGGAATGGCCGGTCCGGGCGGAGCGGGCGGCCACGGCTGCGGTCAACCTGGCCTGGATCGTCGACGGCCGCGTCGACGCAGCCCAGGCTGACTACACGGTGACGCCGCCCTCCCGGGCCCTGCGGGTGAAGGTCGGCTACCCGAAGGCGGTCTTCCGGCCGGGCGGGAAGGCGACCCTGGACCTCGCCGTCACCGATGCGGAAGGCGCGCCCGCCGTCGCCGAACTGTCCCTGGCGGTGGTGGACGACGCGATTTTCGCCTTCGAGCCGGACGGGGCCGGCGACCCCGCCGAGCGCTTCGACCCGCCCCGGGCGGCCGCCGGGGCGCACGCGCTGCACTCGTTCGGGTGGAAGCCGTACGCCCGGGTGGTCCCGCCGCCGCCCCCGCTGCCGGGGGACCCCGTCTACACCACTGCGGGCGGCTCCCTCGGCCAACTCGTCGGGACCGTCACCGACGCGTCCGGGGTGGTCATCCCCGGCACGTCCGTCTCACTCGTGGGACCGGGCCTGAAGCGGGAGACGGCCTCGGACGACGAGGGGAAGTTCCGTTTCGTCGCCCTGCCGCCCGGCCGTTACGACCTCCGGGCCGACCTGCAGGGGTTCAACTCCGACCGGATCCGGGGGCTCGTGATCCGCCCCGGGGAGATCGCCTCCGTCCGCCTGAGGATGCTCTGCGGGGAGATCAGCGAGGTGGTGAGCGTGTGTTCCCAAGCCCCGCTGTACGATGTCACTTCAACCACCGTCGGGGTGAGCTTGATCGACGGGATCGCCCTTTCCGGGGTCGATGCCCGCAAGGACTTCCGGACCACCGCCTTCTGGGCGCCGGCGGTGGTGACGGGGGCGGACGGCCGCGCGCGGGTCACGGTGACCTTCCCGGAGAAGCTCACCGCCTGGCGGGCGGTGGCCCGGGGCATCACCGTGGACAACCGCTTCGGGATGGACCGGGAGGCCGTGGCGCGCACCCGCAAGCCCCTGGCCGTCCGGCTGCAAGCGCCGCGCTTCCTGGTGGCCGGCGACACCGCCACCGTCTCCGCCCTGGTGGACAACCTCTCCGACGGGCCCCTGGACGTGTCGGCCGCGCTCTTCGCCGACGGGAAGGCCGTCCCCGGCGGTCGTGCCGCGACGGCGGACGGGGAGCGGTTGAGCGTCCCCGCCGGCACCACGATCCGCGTGGATTGGACCGTGTCGGCGCGACGGGCCGGCGAGCTGAAGCTCAAGGCCGCCGCGCTGGCGGGCAGCGACGCCGACGCCGAGGAAAAAGGGGTCCCGGTCTACGAGCATGGTCTCGTGAAGCTGCTGGCGACCTCCGGCACGCTGGGCGCGGAGAGCCTGGAGCTGGCGCTCGACCTCCCCGCCGCCCGGAAGCCGGGGACCACGGTTTTCACGGTCCGGGCCGCGCCCTCCCTGGCCGGCGTCCTGCTGGACGCGCTCCCCTACCTGGTGGACTACCCCTACGGCTGCACCGAGCAGACCCTGAGCCGCTTCCTTCCCGCGGTGGTGGTGGCCCGGGCCCTCAAGGACCTGGGCGTCCCGGAGGAGACGGTCCGCCGGCGGCTGGACGACGTGGCGGCCGGGAGCGCCGGCGCCGCGGACCTGGAAACCCCGCGGACGACGGGCCCGGGAGCGGCCGACCCCGCGCGGGCGGACCACCTCGGGAAGCTCGACGACGTGGTGCGGAAAGGCCTCGAGCGGCTGGCGGACTTCCAGCACGCGGACGGCGGCTGGGGCTGGTGGAAAGACGACGACTCGAACCCGTACCTCAGCGCCTACGCCGTGTGGGGGCTCGCGCTGGCGCGGCAGGCGGGGGCGCCGGTGGACCTCTCCGGGCTCCGCAACGGCCTGGCCTTCGTCGAGCGGAAACTCGTGGAAGCCGGGGAGGATTTCGAACTCCAGGCCTGGATGCTCCACGCTGCGGCCGCCACGCGGGCGGTGCTCGCGGAAGAGGGGCGCCCGGCGAAACCGGGGGCCGCGGCGCCGGCAGCACCGGCGGAGGAAAAGGGCGCAACGAAGCCGGGGGCCGCGACGGGGGCGAATCCCGACGACTTCGCCGCCCGGGCCTTCGAGGATCTGTGGGCGGTGCGCGACCGGCTGAGTTCCTTTTCCCGGGCCCTCCTGCTCCTGGCGGCCCGCGACCTCGACCGCGCCGACCGGGTACCGGTCCTGGCCCGCAACCTCGAAGACGGCGCCCGCCGTGGCGCAAGCTTCAGCTTGCGCGCATCCGACCCCTGCGCCGGTGGTGAAACCGGAGCCGACCCCGCCGCCGGCCAAACCAGGACCGACACCCCAAGCCCCTCGCCCTCCGCCCCCGAAACCGCCAGCTGGGGGAAGCCATCCGGCTACTTCCACTGGTCCGACGGCGCGGTGGAGTCCACCGCCTTCGCCCTGCGCGCCCTCCTGGCCGCCGACCCGAAGCACCCGCTGGCCGCCCCCGCCATGACATGGCTGGTGCGCAACCGCCGCGGCGCCCGCTGGACCAACACCCGCGACACCGCCCTGGCCGTCCTGGGCCTCACGGACTGGCTCCGCGCAACGAAGGAGCTGGCGTCCGAACTGAGTTACGAGGTGCAGGTCAACGGGCGGCCCCTCGCGAAGCGCACGGTGGCCCGGGGTGAGGCGCCTTTCGCGGCGCTGCGGCTGGAAGTCCCGTCCGAGGCGCTCCGGGACGGCCCGAACCGGGTCCGGGTGGTCCGGACCGGCGGGGACGGCCCCCTCTACGTGGGCGCCGAGGCGAGCTTTTTCAGCCTGGAGGAACCGGTGACGCCGGCCGCGAACCACGTGGCGGTGGAACGGCGTTACTACCGCCAGGTCACCCGGAAGACCCTGTTCAAGGGCGACATCAAGGGCTGGGAGCCCCTGGCCGACGGCGCAACCCTCGCCTCCGGCGACCGCGTCCTGGCCGTGATCACGCTCGAGGCGTCCAACGACCTGGAGTTCCTCTGCGTGGAGGACCTCAAGCCCGCCGGGCTGGAAGCCCTGGAGACGAAGAGCGGCGACGGCGCCCGCGCCCTGGAGGTCTCCGCCGACGGGAAGCACTACCGCGGCCGGCAGGAGTACGCCTACCGCGAGCTTCGCGACCGGAAGGTCGCCCTGTTCCTCTCCCGGCTCCCCCAGGGGACCTGGGAGCTTCGCACCACGTACCGGGCGGAGGTGCCGGGGGCGTTCCACGCCCTCCCGGCCGTCGCCCACGCCATGTACGTCCCGGAGATCCGCGGCAACGGCGCCGAGACCCGGCTTTCCGTGACCGATCGGTAG
- a CDS encoding pyridoxal phosphate-dependent aminotransferase produces MSPNQPCTPVPSEVVREKLLASGLPCAGRASIREIKKLVDTIEEATGLRFIRMEMGIPGLPPLQEGVDAQIEALRRGVAARYPDIQGIPEVKKEISRFIKLFLDVEVSPEHCLPTVGSMMGGMAAFLTVNRMWAHKEGTLFLDPGFPVQKLQCRLLGHEYQTFDVYDYRGEKLRAKLESYLKTGKVSSVLYSNPNNPAWICFTEDELRIIGELATAYKVVVIEDLAYVGMDFRRPFNGPGNPPFQPTVARYTDNYILLISSSKAFSYAGERIGMMAVSDGIWDLQSADLKRYFPSDRLGYALVFGTLYALSSGTSHSAQYALAAILRGVNDGRINFVDNVREYGEKARVMKDIFLRNGFRIVYDRDLDQPIADGFYFTFCYPGLTGDQLLEELLYYGISAITLSTTGSTRTEGLRACTSLIHREQFPDLEARLGAFHRDHPVEARD; encoded by the coding sequence ATGAGCCCGAATCAGCCCTGCACCCCCGTCCCGTCCGAGGTCGTCCGGGAGAAACTCCTCGCCAGCGGTTTGCCCTGCGCGGGGAGGGCTTCCATCCGCGAGATCAAGAAACTGGTGGACACCATCGAGGAGGCCACCGGCCTGCGCTTCATCCGCATGGAGATGGGCATCCCCGGCCTGCCGCCCCTCCAGGAGGGGGTGGACGCGCAGATCGAAGCCCTCCGCCGCGGCGTGGCCGCCCGGTACCCCGACATCCAGGGCATCCCGGAGGTCAAGAAGGAGATTTCCCGCTTCATCAAGCTCTTCCTGGACGTGGAGGTCTCCCCCGAGCACTGCCTGCCCACGGTGGGCTCCATGATGGGGGGCATGGCCGCTTTCCTGACGGTGAACCGCATGTGGGCGCACAAGGAGGGCACCCTGTTCCTGGACCCGGGCTTCCCCGTCCAGAAGCTGCAGTGCCGGCTGCTGGGGCACGAGTACCAGACCTTCGACGTCTACGACTACCGGGGCGAAAAACTCCGGGCCAAGCTGGAGTCCTACCTGAAGACCGGGAAGGTCTCCTCCGTCCTCTACTCCAACCCCAACAACCCGGCGTGGATCTGTTTCACCGAGGACGAGCTCCGCATCATCGGGGAACTGGCCACGGCGTACAAGGTGGTGGTCATCGAGGACCTGGCCTACGTGGGCATGGACTTCCGCCGGCCCTTCAACGGCCCGGGCAACCCCCCCTTCCAGCCCACCGTGGCCCGCTACACCGACAACTACATCCTCCTGATCTCCAGTTCCAAGGCCTTCAGCTACGCCGGGGAGCGGATCGGGATGATGGCGGTCTCCGACGGGATCTGGGACCTGCAGTCCGCCGACCTCAAGCGCTACTTCCCTTCGGACCGCCTCGGCTACGCCCTGGTTTTCGGCACGCTCTACGCCCTCAGCTCCGGGACCTCCCACTCGGCCCAGTACGCCCTGGCCGCCATCCTGCGCGGGGTCAACGACGGGCGGATCAACTTCGTGGACAACGTCCGGGAGTACGGGGAGAAGGCCCGGGTCATGAAGGACATCTTCCTCCGCAACGGCTTCCGCATCGTCTACGACCGGGACCTGGACCAGCCCATCGCCGACGGCTTCTACTTCACCTTCTGCTACCCGGGACTGACGGGGGACCAGCTGCTGGAGGAACTCCTCTACTACGGCATCAGCGCCATCACCCTGTCCACCACGGGGAGCACCCGCACCGAGGGGCTGCGGGCCTGCACGTCCCTCATCCACCGCGAGCAGTTCCCCGACCTGGAAGCGCGCCTGGGCGCCTTCCACCGCGATCACCCCGTCGAAGCGCGGGATTGA